In the Advenella kashmirensis WT001 genome, one interval contains:
- a CDS encoding metallophosphoesterase, with translation MAYVHKFDLNRAGRDFVVGDIHGHYTELMQALKAVAFDTGKDRLFSVGDLVDRGTENEKVINLIDIGWFFPACGNHDDYAIRYHRIGRMDEDNYRLNGGGWFIDKDADDRESLVTRLERLPMAIEVATANGRIGIVHADVPCRNWNDLENYFVSKSHRQRAMWSRDRFERQDVTRVAGVDHVIVGHNCHPTVMTLGNVHHIDTGGWLPGEYNGYFTLLEISKPGLL, from the coding sequence ATGGCATACGTACACAAATTCGATTTAAACAGAGCTGGCCGGGATTTCGTTGTTGGCGACATCCATGGTCACTATACAGAGCTGATGCAGGCGTTAAAGGCCGTAGCTTTTGATACAGGCAAAGATCGGCTTTTCTCGGTGGGCGATCTGGTCGATCGCGGCACAGAGAATGAAAAAGTTATTAATCTGATCGACATCGGCTGGTTTTTTCCGGCTTGCGGCAATCACGACGACTATGCCATTCGCTATCATCGCATTGGCCGGATGGATGAAGACAATTATCGGCTTAACGGTGGAGGCTGGTTCATTGACAAGGACGCTGACGATCGGGAAAGCCTGGTTACCAGGCTGGAACGCCTGCCAATGGCCATAGAGGTTGCGACGGCAAACGGACGAATTGGTATTGTTCATGCAGATGTACCGTGTCGAAACTGGAATGATCTGGAAAACTATTTCGTTTCCAAATCACACCGCCAGCGCGCGATGTGGTCGCGCGATCGATTTGAACGCCAGGACGTGACGCGGGTAGCCGGGGTCGATCATGTTATCGTGGGCCATAATTGCCACCCAACGGTTATGACACTTGGCAATGTTCATCATATTGATACAGGCGGATGGCTACCGGGTGAGTACAACGGGTATTTCACTTTGCTGGAAATCAGCAAGCCCGGGCTGCTGTGA
- a CDS encoding GNAT family N-acetyltransferase: protein MLNITIRNEQPADVDTIAYVTKSAFESEQFASHTEQFIVNSLRHAKQLVVSLVALYEGTIVGHIALSPVGISSGEPGWYGLGPVSVLPQWQGQGVGTQLIRSALAQLQRMGARGCVVLGSPDFYGRFGFKANSSLVYADAPAQYFQAISFIGDMPLGQVSFHKAFEATE, encoded by the coding sequence ATGTTGAATATAACCATTCGTAACGAACAGCCGGCTGACGTCGATACTATTGCGTATGTAACCAAATCAGCATTTGAATCAGAGCAGTTTGCCAGCCATACTGAACAGTTTATTGTCAATAGCCTAAGGCATGCCAAGCAGTTGGTGGTCTCTTTGGTGGCGCTTTATGAAGGCACAATAGTGGGCCATATCGCGTTGTCACCCGTTGGTATCTCTTCGGGTGAGCCGGGCTGGTATGGTCTGGGGCCTGTCAGCGTGCTTCCTCAGTGGCAGGGGCAGGGTGTTGGTACGCAATTAATCCGCTCAGCTCTTGCCCAATTGCAGCGCATGGGTGCGCGCGGCTGTGTAGTGTTAGGCAGCCCGGATTTCTATGGCCGTTTTGGCTTCAAGGCCAATTCGTCTTTAGTGTATGCCGATGCACCAGCCCAGTATTTTCAGGCGATCTCTTTTATCGGAGACATGCCCCTTGGACAGGTGTCTTTTCACAAGGCCTTTGAAGCCACCGAGTAG
- a CDS encoding aminotransferase class V-fold PLP-dependent enzyme: MLAAYKENTDFINTNNTIYARAQFSGALEKVREQVAHAVGADVSEIALTRGATEALQKLITGYNGLQPGDVVAYSDLDYDSMQYAMNWLQQRRGVRVKTFNIPEPATRQNILETYEKILSTPKLKLLLLTHLSHRTGLVIPVAEIAQMARTQGVDVIVDAAHSWGQIDFNVKDLSADFVGFNLHKWISAPVGVGFMYISKNRLMDIDPDYADEDYESNDIRSRVHTGTTNFAALLTVPVALDLHQKISAKAKQQRLTYLRDYWVDALRSNKSVNVLTPDDASLHAGITSFRLGNARDKKQNDGLVKTLRDQYGILTVRRGGIHNGDAIRVSPALFTRDSDMDKFIVAMNKLGK, from the coding sequence GTGCTGGCGGCTTACAAAGAGAACACCGATTTCATCAATACCAATAACACCATTTATGCACGCGCCCAATTCAGTGGCGCGCTGGAAAAAGTGCGCGAACAGGTCGCGCATGCCGTTGGTGCAGACGTCTCGGAAATTGCGCTAACACGTGGCGCAACAGAAGCTCTGCAAAAACTGATCACTGGCTATAATGGGTTGCAGCCGGGCGATGTTGTTGCCTATAGCGATCTGGATTACGACTCCATGCAGTATGCAATGAATTGGCTACAGCAACGTCGTGGCGTGAGGGTGAAAACATTCAATATTCCGGAACCGGCTACCCGACAAAATATTCTGGAAACCTACGAGAAAATTTTAAGTACGCCTAAGTTAAAGCTGCTTTTATTGACGCATCTTTCTCACCGGACGGGGCTAGTCATTCCTGTAGCGGAGATCGCCCAGATGGCCCGGACCCAGGGTGTGGACGTGATTGTGGATGCTGCGCATTCATGGGGGCAAATCGACTTCAATGTGAAAGACTTAAGTGCCGACTTCGTGGGCTTTAATCTTCATAAATGGATATCGGCGCCGGTCGGTGTGGGCTTTATGTATATTTCAAAAAATCGACTGATGGATATCGATCCGGACTACGCAGACGAAGATTATGAATCCAATGATATCCGTTCGAGGGTGCACACGGGAACCACCAACTTTGCCGCCTTGCTCACGGTTCCCGTTGCACTGGATTTGCACCAGAAAATATCGGCAAAAGCCAAGCAGCAAAGGCTGACTTATTTGCGAGATTACTGGGTAGACGCACTCAGGAGTAATAAATCTGTCAATGTATTGACGCCTGATGATGCCAGCCTGCATGCAGGTATTACCTCCTTTCGGTTGGGCAACGCGCGTGACAAGAAGCAGAATGATGGCTTGGTAAAAACATTAAGAGACCAGTACGGTATCCTGACGGTGCGCCGTGGCGGTATTCATAACGGTGACGCTATCCGCGTGTCGCCGGCGCTTTTCACTCGTGATAGTGACATGGACAAGTTTATTGTTGCCATGAATAAACTCGGTAAATAA
- a CDS encoding LysR substrate-binding domain-containing protein, with translation MAWARRLKVRHLEYFLILRNAGTLSEAARALHMTQSAMSHWLNELETLLGVRLVVRGRRIRFTSEGEVLLRLATRLIGDIARTQDELELLAQGAPASLHVGSVTAGLAHLIPNSICSFQMQVPQIAIHMTEGAFSLLLERLEGRELDIVVGSIDARAYAAGLAHEVLFEDRIVAIVGLQHPIRQKAKPLWSDLVPYPWIMPEKNTLMRNRLDTVLLENGGAGVRPRLETASIIIIETVLRQTDYVAVCSASLGAHLHRLGLVHALPLTAGFGPVGAVYREGDSHPVLGDFLAELRRQADRLRTDEAGPGVVL, from the coding sequence ATGGCCTGGGCACGCCGCCTCAAGGTACGACATCTGGAGTATTTTCTTATTCTCAGAAATGCCGGGACATTATCCGAGGCTGCTCGTGCATTACATATGACGCAATCGGCAATGTCTCACTGGCTGAACGAACTTGAGACATTGCTTGGCGTCAGGCTAGTTGTGCGTGGCCGACGGATCAGGTTTACGTCGGAGGGGGAGGTTTTGCTGCGTCTGGCAACCCGGCTGATAGGAGATATTGCCAGAACCCAGGATGAACTGGAATTGCTGGCTCAGGGTGCGCCAGCCAGTCTTCATGTGGGCAGCGTAACGGCGGGGCTGGCTCATCTGATTCCCAATTCAATCTGCAGCTTTCAGATGCAGGTCCCACAAATTGCGATTCATATGACCGAGGGCGCTTTTTCGTTGTTGCTCGAGCGGCTGGAGGGCAGGGAACTCGATATTGTTGTCGGTTCCATAGATGCAAGGGCCTATGCGGCCGGTCTGGCCCATGAAGTACTGTTCGAAGACCGTATTGTGGCGATTGTCGGCTTGCAGCACCCTATACGTCAAAAAGCGAAGCCGCTGTGGTCGGACCTGGTGCCGTATCCATGGATCATGCCTGAAAAAAACACGCTCATGCGAAACCGGCTGGACACCGTATTGCTGGAAAATGGTGGGGCGGGTGTGCGCCCGCGCCTGGAAACCGCGTCCATTATCATTATTGAGACAGTTTTGAGGCAGACTGATTACGTTGCAGTGTGTTCGGCTTCGTTGGGAGCACATTTGCATCGCTTGGGATTGGTGCATGCTTTGCCGTTGACTGCTGGCTTCGGCCCCGTAGGAGCTGTGTATCGTGAAGGTGATTCGCACCCGGTACTCGGCGATTTTCTTGCCGAACTTCGGAGGCAGGCTGATCGACTAAGGACGGATGAAGCTGGCCCTGGCGTGGTGTTGTGA
- a CDS encoding Bug family tripartite tricarboxylate transporter substrate binding protein, giving the protein MRVYSSLHKLIPTALLLACLGQAHAADEFPQRAIKIIVSQQAGGGTDNLARMWAESVGKTLNVPVVVENKPGAGGVIAAKAVLSQPANGYTLFLAGVSQMVLNKFVYKPLSYSPEEDFAGVGMLTTVPFVLAASPQSGFNNYDDLQQAAKSDPEKITFASSGNGNSTHLVVEMLMKQAGFKMLHIPYRGEPDSIVSTVGGNTQIVAPVLSSALPLIKEGKLKPLLVFNDSRVPELPEVPTAGELGLKGFENIGWSAVAVKAGTPDTVIKKLHAATQTFLNDPAAQEKFAAVQVRAMPGPSSALIDFTVRDTAKWQQAVGDLNLNVK; this is encoded by the coding sequence ATGAGAGTTTACTCCAGTCTACACAAACTGATCCCTACTGCACTGCTGCTGGCCTGCCTGGGTCAGGCGCATGCCGCAGATGAATTTCCGCAACGCGCGATAAAAATTATTGTTTCCCAGCAAGCTGGCGGCGGCACAGACAATCTTGCACGCATGTGGGCAGAAAGCGTTGGGAAAACGCTCAACGTACCGGTTGTCGTAGAGAACAAGCCCGGTGCGGGCGGCGTGATTGCAGCCAAGGCAGTGTTGTCCCAGCCAGCCAACGGCTATACGCTGTTTTTGGCCGGCGTTTCCCAGATGGTGCTCAACAAATTCGTATACAAACCCCTGTCTTATTCTCCTGAAGAGGATTTCGCCGGCGTTGGCATGCTCACCACAGTGCCGTTTGTCCTAGCAGCCAGCCCCCAATCCGGTTTCAACAATTACGACGATTTACAACAAGCGGCCAAGTCAGATCCTGAAAAAATCACTTTTGCGTCCTCTGGCAATGGCAATTCCACACACCTGGTTGTGGAAATGCTGATGAAGCAGGCGGGTTTTAAGATGCTGCATATCCCTTATCGCGGCGAACCGGACAGTATTGTTTCTACCGTGGGAGGAAACACCCAGATTGTAGCGCCGGTCTTAAGCAGCGCCCTGCCTTTGATCAAGGAAGGCAAACTAAAACCTCTGCTGGTTTTCAATGACAGTCGTGTTCCCGAACTACCTGAGGTGCCTACCGCGGGCGAATTAGGCCTGAAGGGTTTTGAAAACATTGGATGGAGCGCTGTGGCTGTCAAGGCGGGCACACCGGACACGGTAATAAAGAAACTGCACGCAGCAACACAAACTTTCCTGAATGATCCGGCAGCCCAGGAGAAATTCGCGGCCGTTCAGGTCCGGGCAATGCCTGGCCCATCGTCCGCTTTGATCGACTTCACTGTTCGCGATACTGCCAAATGGCAACAAGCCGTGGGCGACCTGAATCTGAACGTCAAATAA